The Phyllopteryx taeniolatus isolate TA_2022b chromosome 13, UOR_Ptae_1.2, whole genome shotgun sequence nucleotide sequence AACAAAgtcaagaccaaaaaaaaaaaaaaaaaaaaattctataaaGAAAATCaggtaaaaaatacaaacaatacagtacagcaTCAACCAGAATATGTAACAATATTTCAGTGAGGAGGGGGAACACTCAACAATAATCCACTGTCTCTTTAAGACAAAGAGTAGATTTCATAAATGAAATGATTGCATATTGTGTTTGGtgatcttttgttttgtttgcacaaAAGCTTTTGGAATCTTCGCACTCCAAGACGAAGGCGAGCAGAAAGCATTTTGGGAATTTCATCTCCTTGCCGGCGGGCGGTCATCCCAGGTTGATGTCGCCGGCGAACACGGTGATGAGCAGGATGACGCCGAAGCCGCTGAGCAGCCCGGCGTTCTGGATCAGGAAGAAGATGACCTTGGCGGAGGTGCGAGTCTGTTCCCGGGCGACGGCGTCCATCTCTGGGAACTGACCGGGAGAACAAAGACGCACGTCAGAGGCCGACGCGAGCTGATCTGTTCGGTCGACGCAGACTACGGAGCAAACGTGGACTGACCATGTCGGCCAGCGCGATGTACAGGAACATGCCGCCCGCGACGGCGAAGATGGCGTTGGGGGCGAAGTTGCTGCCCAGCAGGATGCCGAACGCCAGGCCCGCGTAGCATGCCAGCGCCGACAGCAGGTTGAAGAAGACCGCCTGGGCCACGCTCATGCCCGAGTTCAGCAGGATCACAAAGTCGCCTGAGGGCCACAACCATCATCGCcgtcatcctcatcatcctcatgGATTCAGTAGCAACGCATTTTCACAAGCTGCCACTAAATGTCAGTAAAAGATCAAGTGTTCACATAAGACATATTATTTTAGATTAGTTTGATTCttatttagttattattatatgttacatatatttacatatatatatatatatatatttacatgtatatatatatatatatatatatatatttacatgtatatgtatatatatatatatatttacatgtatatgtatatatatatatatatatttacatatatgtatatatatatatatatatttacatatatatatatatttacatatatgtatatatacatatatatatatatttacatatatatatatatttacatatatatatatatatatgtaaatatatatatttacatatatatatatatttatatatatatatatttatatatatatttacatatatatatgtaaatatatatatttacatatatatatttacatatatatatatttacatatatttacatatatatatatatatttacatatatatatatatatttacatatatatatatatatttacatatatatatatatatttacatatatatatatatatatttacatatatatatatatatatttacatatatatatatatgtatatatatgtatatatgtatatatatatatatgtgtatatatatgtatatatacatatatatatacatacatatatacatatatatatatatatacatatatacatatatatacatatatacatatatacatatatatacatatatacatatatatacatatatacatatatacatatatacatatatatacatatatacatatatacatatatatatatatacatatatatacatatattttatttattgaaatatattttatttattgaaatattttatttattgaactatattttatttatttaaatatattttatttatttaaatatattttatttatttaaatattattattttatttattcatatgatTCAACATATTCTGTTGCAATGAATATAAACATATACATTGATAATGTCATTATTGCGTtcctttcttttatttattttataattgtgTCGTCGTGTATTTATTATGCTATTTCCAGTTAActaaaatgtattacttttgAAAGCattattttatagtttttacTGGTGTATTATTTTgtgcatttattattgtgttgtttttttgcggaTTTATCATTTCacgttattattttttaatttatgactatgattgtttgattgttttttttttaattagcattttactATTCATGTATCATGATTTATATGGCTAATTCATTTTACAATTGTTatgtaattattaattaataaattcaataatttaattatagtaCAATTTAgctttttgtaaatgtattcttaCATAATTTGGGGGTGGTTATTTTTATAATTCTAATGACTTTGTTAGTTTATTAATATAGAAATGTTATTGTGTTATTTTGGGTATTTATTGATGACGACGTGGAGGAATCATTTGATCGTTTTTAACAGCATTGTAAGAAAATCGAGTAATATTTCCGTCTTGGATTTTGGATGGTACCGAGCTCGTGCGGGAACTCCTCGCAGACGATGGCGGTGGACGTGCTGAATCCGTGCAGCGTGGAGACGGTGAAGGAGGCGCCGATGGCCAGGCCGTCGATGAAGTTGTGCAGCGCGTCGCTCAGCGTGATCATCCACGCCACCGTCTTTACGCCGGCCAGCCGCCGGCCGCCGAGGCAGCGGCACGTGGCGCTCGACGCCTGCAAGTCCTGCGACGGAGGAAAAACTTGGAGCAGTTGATCGCGTGACGAGGATCACGGGACACTTTATTATTTATCGCAAATATGATTTCTTTTATATTATtggtttatttgtattattattattattgcattatttCCGTGACATAGTTTATGTATTGAATTATtgatttgtgtcattttttttctctacttAACTCAACTTTCTTTCTAGTCTTGAAAAACATTGATTGCATATTACGGTATTCATTTGCGTTTtgttatttaatatatttatttatccattatacATTCTCGCAATTAATGATTGGATAGTATTATCATTACGtgtcattattttaatatttgttacaattattactgtaatattacagttattatttatttaatactacTAATTAATATATGGCTGAATctgaagttattattatttttgtattgtatgatttctaaaaaacattgtattatgtatttaatcTATTATCTGTTGAAttaattgtgttgttgttattctttaaatatttatgcatgcattatttcattcatttgtttatttatttattatggtttaagtttgacaccattttattcatttattacacattttttaaatatattatttgaaatgaatattattatagattgttattttattctttattaaaTGCACTATTTACTTTATCTATTGCAGTTTATTTTCAACATGCATTATGACTGCGTTATTTCtgtaatgtgttatttttttattattattatgatggtaacattattcattatttttcatgtattactggtattattttgttgttttataacagtctttattttaatttttgggtACTGAAATGTATAATTTCTAACATTTATTACAACACTATTATTTGGGTAATTGATGTCTACATATTTGAGTTTATTACTGATTATTAGTACTGCATTATATTTTCCCATGAATTGTCATGTACTTACGGACGCACATCTGCAATGTTTTGGCGACTCACAATGGCCGATGTGCGCCGGCTGCCACAAGGCGTCTTTTGTGCGAGCGCCAGACAATTCCGCCGTTGACCAGCAGGGGGAGCCGCTCCTTCCGCTCACGTTTCGTTTGCTGGCTTGTTAAACATTAACCCCGATTTACGTCGAATaggctctctctttttttgttttttttgttttgattttatcaCATAAGTGCGGTCCAACGTGTGGTCGGCGGCTGATAAGGACCCCGACAATCTCATTGAGCAAACAATGATTACTTACTGTACTTGATCAAATCAGCCATACTCATTAGGGTGATTGCATAGGTACAAAGTACAAAGCTCCACAACTTCAGTCATAGTCCAGATCCTCGTGGTCAAACATTACTCCGGTAGCTTAAGCCGGCCGGCTGCATCAAAGTAAGACTTGAGTCTACGGCGACACATGATCTGGTTATACCACACATATAAATACTCTGTTTGAGTGTCAGGTGACTAAAattgtccgacttccaacgtgttggcgTTTGGCTCCCTCATCAGCCGAGATTCCCGTCTTAATCTtttatcttcaactcaaaagctgtgctgatcttaAACGCAAAGCAATGCAACGCCGCCACCTACTGGTATCTGTTCATCATTACAGTTACGTACAAGCTGTAATTTCAGAGACAAGCTGGGTGAGATCTTTCTGAAAAACGTACTTCACAGATATATttgtcggtggcagtaaatgaTTGGATTCCAAttgacgaatataaacgtccacggcagtgaatgagttaccGCTGGTAACTAAGTATGTCGAAGTGAAACATCTCGACTGTTTCTGGGGAAGGAGATAAGTTTTTCAACCGGCTTTTTAGTGCTCCGGTATATTTTCTTGGTTCCTGTCCACTAGTGTCGGGTGGGAAGTTTGGCATGTTTCTGACCTGCTCGGGAAAGACGTCGCCGTCGCCGCGTTCCGAGCCGACGCTAACCCGCTCGGCCGAGCCGACGCTGCCGCTGACGCTCGTCAGAACCAGGCCGGAGTCCTTCTTCTCCCCGGCGTCGCCGTTCGGCAGCGAGTCGCCGGCCGGAACAAAGTGCGACGGGCCGGGCTGATAACCAGACGgagagagagacaaaatgaTTCGGCGGCGACAGGAAAAAATGCCTTGAAAGGAAAGAGAAAGCGAGAATTGAAGGAAGGAAGCGTGAGGGCCTGTTGCCAGTCATTGTTTTGAGCTGCATGCTGACAGGCTAAcaggctaacatgctaacaggcTAACAGGCTAAGGTTGGTGTGTCAGGCGCGGGACGTGCCTGGTGTTGGACGCGCAGAGCCATGGTCAGGACCCTCTCCACCACGAAGAGAAGGTAAAAGCCTCCAAAGATGCCGATGGCATTGGACAGGTAGTTGTCCGCTTTCGGGTCGAAGCCCAACGCCTgagccacaacaacaacaacaggttggaagggttcgggggggggggaaatgttcaAGCTCGATTTGGGAG carries:
- the slc39a8 gene encoding metal cation symporter ZIP8, with protein sequence MAALLVLVGVALAVEVGQGQVQVQGRARGLGGEFLRDIVRFFGHNESIPAQNLEELLHIVAARRHRDVSHDGNPLHGLECLSAEQILSHFGFPNASRLSAAHLEAVCPAVLTQVLVPSCPYTAPEPPPPALRYSAWGWGFLSVTVINLAALLGLLLIPFTAKSYFPKVLTYFIALAIGTLFSNAVLQLIPEALGFDPKADNYLSNAIGIFGGFYLLFVVERVLTMALRVQHQPGPSHFVPAGDSLPNGDAGEKKDSGLVLTSVSGSVGSAERVSVGSERGDGDVFPEQDLQASSATCRCLGGRRLAGVKTVAWMITLSDALHNFIDGLAIGASFTVSTLHGFSTSTAIVCEEFPHELGDFVILLNSGMSVAQAVFFNLLSALACYAGLAFGILLGSNFAPNAIFAVAGGMFLYIALADMFPEMDAVAREQTRTSAKVIFFLIQNAGLLSGFGVILLITVFAGDINLG